Within the Candidatus Desulfatibia profunda genome, the region TTGAGATCCGGCCCCCCATGAACGGCGTGATCGGCATGACGGAACTGATGCTCGCCACCGATCTTGACCCGCAGCAGCGTGAATATGCTACCGCCGTACAAAAAAGTGCCGGCCTTTTGATTAGGCTCCTCAACGATATTTTAGACTATTCAAAGATCGAAGCCGGCAAATTAGACTTGGATATGATCGACTTTGATTTACGCATAATGCTGGAAGACGTATCTGATTTGATGACTCAAAAAGCCTATCGCAAGGGTCTGGAGTTTCACTCTCATGTCAGCCCCGAAGTTCCATCTTTGCTGCACGGCGATCCGGGCAGACTACGGCAAATCCTGCTGAATCTTATCAGCAATGCCATTAAATTCACGGATAGCGGTGAAATTGACATTCGCGTGATGCTGGACAAAGAGACCGATGAGCGCGCCGTGGTTCGATTCGCCGTTGAGGACACGGGAATCGGAATCCCCACAAGTCGCTTGGACCTTTTGTTTAAATCGTTTTCTCAACTGGACGTTTCAACCACACGCAAATATGGCGGGACCGGTCTGGGGCTTGCCATTTCAAAACAACTGGCCGAAATTATGGGAGGGCAAATCGGTGTCCAGAGCCGACTGGGAAAAGGCGCCACCTTCTGGTTTACGGCGGACTTTGAAAAACAAACGCAAGCCGGAGCGGCATTGCCGGCCCCCCCCGTCGACATCAAAGGGAAACGAGTTCTTGCAGCCGATAACAACGCGACGAGATTGCTGGTTCTCAGCGATTCCTTAAAATCCTGGGCATGTCACTTTGACAGCGCCTCGAATGCCCACGACGCCCTATCCTTGTTGCACCAGGCCGCCAAAGACGGCGCTGCGTTCGACCTGGCTATCATAGACCAGATGATGCCGGACATGGACGGAGAAACGCTGGGGAAGATCATCAAAAATGATCCGGCATTAAAGGATACGCGCCTCGTATTGCTGACATCTCAGGCGCAACGCGGTGATGC harbors:
- a CDS encoding response regulator — its product is EIRPPMNGVIGMTELMLATDLDPQQREYATAVQKSAGLLIRLLNDILDYSKIEAGKLDLDMIDFDLRIMLEDVSDLMTQKAYRKGLEFHSHVSPEVPSLLHGDPGRLRQILLNLISNAIKFTDSGEIDIRVMLDKETDERAVVRFAVEDTGIGIPTSRLDLLFKSFSQLDVSTTRKYGGTGLGLAISKQLAEIMGGQIGVQSRLGKGATFWFTADFEKQTQAGAALPAPPVDIKGKRVLAADNNATRLLVLSDSLKSWACHFDSASNAHDALSLLHQAAKDGAAFDLAIIDQMMPDMDGETLGKIIKNDPALKDTRLVLLTSQAQRGDAARAKKIGFDAYLTKPLKLSLLFECLVTVLAKPPNQALQGQEPAFITRYTIAESMKRKIHILLAEDNEINQKLALSILNKLGYRVDVAANGKEAVKALETSAYDVVLMDVRMPEMDGLEATRLIRDSHSNVLNHDIPIIAVTASAIKGDRERFLNAGMNDYISKPIDSEKLLETIGKYVSVSAPNKGQPPDDTVQDQTDIFDKDELLNRVGGDEELLQELLNLFLVNFPGQLHELRQALQHNDAVKIAEQAHTIKGASANLGAHTLKHKAFKMETAGKNNDLILAQATLNQLDSEFNKFRNVISNLSL